One window of the Streptomyces asoensis genome contains the following:
- a CDS encoding helix-turn-helix domain-containing protein, whose product MTNQGLDAFAAWVEDLMRERGYDIDSPRGGGKSRIADEAGVHRAAVTRLLQRQSMPDLETTRRLARVLGVPVRDMLIRSGRLTAEELADPHDYLASPAPGADFGRRPTLEEVADLLGVPAERREMFVRVVEQFLPSEAEAEVAHVREVREDRRVLVETAAAAPTAD is encoded by the coding sequence ATGACCAACCAGGGCTTGGACGCATTCGCCGCGTGGGTCGAAGACCTCATGCGCGAACGCGGCTACGACATCGACAGTCCACGCGGCGGCGGCAAGTCGAGAATCGCGGACGAGGCCGGTGTTCATCGCGCCGCGGTCACCCGTCTGCTCCAGCGGCAGAGCATGCCGGACCTCGAGACCACCCGCAGGCTCGCCCGCGTGCTCGGTGTGCCGGTCCGCGACATGCTCATCCGCTCCGGCCGGCTGACCGCGGAGGAACTGGCCGACCCGCACGACTACCTGGCCTCGCCCGCGCCCGGCGCGGACTTCGGCCGCCGCCCCACGCTGGAGGAGGTCGCCGACCTGCTGGGCGTGCCCGCCGAGCGCCGGGAGATGTTCGTCAGGGTGGTGGAGCAGTTCCTGCCGAGCGAGGCCGAGGCCGAGGTGGCGCACGTGCGTGAGGTGCGTGAGGACCGGCGGGTCCTGGTGGAGACGGCCGCGGCCGCACCCACCGCCGACTGA
- a CDS encoding WhiB family transcriptional regulator translates to MSMPETSSCPSAPGWQSAAACTGLSPRVVFSKKAKVAAPALRACAGCRVRRACEEAVAPADNWFDGVCGGRLWRSGRPVPVPAHLLPPAPAVGLAHLPAQGDTRG, encoded by the coding sequence ATGTCCATGCCCGAAACGAGTTCCTGCCCATCAGCCCCCGGTTGGCAGTCCGCGGCCGCCTGTACCGGGCTCTCCCCGCGGGTCGTCTTCTCCAAGAAGGCCAAGGTCGCCGCCCCCGCGCTGCGGGCCTGCGCCGGCTGCCGCGTGCGGCGGGCCTGCGAGGAGGCGGTGGCACCGGCCGACAACTGGTTCGACGGCGTCTGCGGCGGCCGTCTCTGGCGCTCCGGCCGCCCGGTCCCCGTGCCCGCGCATCTCCTCCCGCCGGCCCCGGCCGTCGGCCTCGCCCACCTGCCGGCCCAGGGAGACACCCGTGGCTGA